Proteins found in one Nocardia brasiliensis ATCC 700358 genomic segment:
- a CDS encoding alpha/beta hydrolase — protein sequence MSIAGELVTETFDYDGGRRVTVYVPADRPEAVVFAGDGASIAQWGVDLAAADVPATVIVGVHRAADETRRLHEYSPGFDPERFSAHERFFGEDVSRWLRSRFGVALPAERTAVCGVSAGGELALALGLRHPDVYGTIWCASPGGGYRPPAVMPSPLPRTYLVAGTLEPFFRQNATRWADALRDAGADVVLSERVGAHGDAFWREEFPLMAAWAFGRR from the coding sequence ATGTCCATCGCTGGTGAACTGGTCACCGAGACCTTCGACTATGACGGCGGGCGTCGGGTGACGGTCTATGTTCCGGCGGATCGGCCGGAGGCGGTCGTGTTCGCCGGTGACGGTGCGTCGATTGCGCAGTGGGGCGTTGATCTGGCGGCCGCGGACGTGCCGGCCACGGTGATCGTCGGGGTACACCGCGCGGCCGACGAGACGCGGCGGCTCCACGAATATTCGCCGGGCTTCGATCCCGAGCGATTCTCGGCACATGAGCGGTTCTTCGGCGAAGACGTCAGCCGATGGTTGCGATCGCGGTTCGGGGTGGCCCTGCCCGCCGAGCGCACCGCGGTGTGCGGTGTGTCGGCCGGCGGTGAGCTGGCATTGGCCTTGGGGCTGCGACATCCAGATGTCTACGGCACCATCTGGTGCGCCTCCCCCGGCGGAGGATATCGACCGCCTGCCGTCATGCCGAGTCCGCTTCCGCGCACGTACCTCGTCGCCGGCACCCTGGAGCCGTTCTTCCGCCAGAACGCGACTCGGTGGGCGGACGCGCTGCGTGACGCGGGAGCAGATGTCGTGTTGAGCGAGCGGGTCGGAGCGCACGGCGACGCGTTCTGGCGCGAAGAGTTTCCGCTCATGGCGGCGTGGGCGTTCGGTCGGCGCTAG
- a CDS encoding GntR family transcriptional regulator, with product MAKSGGTTRTDGIHQALRADILGGRLVPGARLKFPDLADRYQVSVGATREVLTRLVAEGLVVAKPHQGYQVRPLSHQDLAELTQARAEIESLVLRLSVSEGDMRWEADAVAAHHLMERAPYRDPADPDRLTDEWSQAHAAFHHALLTGCPNRRLLDTAQSLRQEAELYRQWSVSLGDEPDRDVAAEHRALLDAALARDADHAQQLLRDHITHTTRLLISCAPDQPNR from the coding sequence ATGGCGAAGAGTGGCGGGACGACCCGCACCGACGGCATCCACCAGGCGTTGCGTGCCGACATCCTCGGCGGTCGGCTAGTGCCCGGCGCACGGCTCAAGTTCCCGGACCTGGCCGACCGCTACCAGGTGAGCGTCGGTGCCACCCGCGAAGTGCTGACCCGGTTGGTCGCCGAGGGACTGGTGGTGGCGAAACCGCATCAGGGCTACCAGGTCCGGCCGCTGTCCCATCAGGATCTGGCCGAGCTGACGCAGGCGCGGGCGGAGATCGAATCCCTGGTTCTGCGGCTATCGGTGTCCGAGGGTGATATGCGCTGGGAGGCGGATGCTGTTGCGGCACACCACCTTATGGAACGCGCACCCTACCGGGACCCGGCCGATCCGGACCGCCTGACCGACGAATGGTCGCAAGCCCACGCCGCCTTCCATCACGCCCTGCTGACGGGCTGCCCCAACCGGCGGCTGCTCGACACGGCGCAGTCACTACGCCAGGAAGCCGAGCTGTACCGGCAGTGGTCGGTGTCCCTGGGCGACGAACCCGACCGCGACGTCGCCGCCGAACATCGGGCACTGCTCGACGCCGCCCTCGCCCGCGACGCCGACCACGCACAGCAGCTACTGCGCGACCACATCACGCACACCACGCGACTACTGATCAGCTGCGCACCCGACCAGCCGAACCGATAG
- a CDS encoding amidohydrolase family protein, producing MHSHTVDRPSVLRGGTVLTMDSARTVLEGHDVLVVDGRIAAIGVDLVVPDGTDEIDARGGIVMPGMVDTHRHMWQTTTRGYGADWTLTQYFVWYYLNWGTKFRPEDIYAGNLLGALEALDAGVTTCVDWSHGLQTIDHADAAVDALAAVPGRFVLAYGNIQDAPANWTGTPEFRKFFDRRAGDLEGFQIAFDVTGDPSFPEQQAFEVARELDLAVTTHAGVWGATGDDAVRLIHEHGYAEARTVYVHASTLSADSYDRIAASGGSVSVSTESEQSAGQGYPATAALRAHGIPVSLSLDSCVLCSGDLFSAMRTTLGADRAAEHQAAHARGETVTHASLHAEQVVEWATRGGARAIGRDDQIGSVQVGKKADLVLVRNDASPAMAPLLNPHGHVVLHAQRADVDTVLVDGRIVKRDHRLVGVDLAGARRAAQATVDYLRAELGEQAWRAGMNPEIPETKVLDNPYTYTDYRSATTHGDPAPTPR from the coding sequence ATGCACTCGCACACCGTTGACCGTCCGTCCGTGTTGCGCGGCGGGACCGTCCTCACCATGGATTCCGCCCGCACCGTCCTCGAAGGCCATGACGTGCTCGTGGTCGACGGCCGGATCGCCGCCATCGGCGTCGATCTCGTCGTTCCCGACGGCACCGACGAGATCGACGCCCGCGGCGGCATCGTCATGCCCGGGATGGTCGACACGCACCGGCACATGTGGCAGACCACGACCCGTGGCTACGGTGCGGACTGGACACTCACGCAGTACTTCGTCTGGTACTACCTGAACTGGGGCACGAAGTTCCGGCCCGAGGACATCTACGCCGGGAACCTCCTCGGCGCGCTGGAGGCGCTCGACGCCGGGGTCACCACCTGTGTGGACTGGTCGCACGGCCTGCAGACGATCGACCATGCCGACGCGGCGGTCGACGCGCTCGCCGCGGTACCGGGCAGGTTCGTGCTGGCCTACGGCAACATCCAGGACGCGCCCGCGAACTGGACGGGCACACCGGAGTTCCGCAAGTTCTTCGACCGTCGCGCCGGCGATCTCGAGGGCTTCCAGATCGCCTTCGACGTCACCGGCGATCCGAGCTTTCCCGAGCAGCAGGCATTCGAGGTCGCCCGCGAGTTGGATTTGGCCGTGACCACGCACGCCGGAGTCTGGGGCGCGACCGGCGACGACGCCGTGCGACTGATCCACGAGCACGGCTACGCCGAGGCCAGGACGGTGTACGTGCACGCCTCGACGCTGTCGGCGGACTCCTACGACCGCATCGCGGCGAGCGGCGGCTCGGTGTCGGTGTCCACGGAGAGCGAGCAGAGTGCCGGGCAGGGTTATCCCGCCACGGCCGCCCTGCGCGCGCACGGAATTCCCGTGTCGCTGTCGCTGGACAGCTGTGTGCTCTGCAGCGGCGACCTGTTCTCCGCCATGCGCACGACGCTGGGCGCCGACCGCGCGGCCGAGCATCAGGCGGCGCACGCGCGGGGTGAGACCGTCACCCATGCCTCGCTGCATGCCGAGCAGGTCGTCGAGTGGGCAACCCGGGGCGGCGCACGAGCGATCGGGCGCGACGACCAGATCGGCAGCGTGCAGGTCGGCAAGAAGGCCGACCTCGTGCTCGTCCGCAACGACGCTTCACCGGCGATGGCGCCGCTGCTCAACCCGCACGGACACGTCGTCCTGCACGCGCAGCGGGCTGACGTCGACACGGTCCTGGTCGACGGCCGGATCGTGAAACGCGACCACCGGCTGGTCGGTGTCGACCTGGCCGGTGCGCGTCGTGCGGCGCAGGCGACGGTCGACTACCTGCGCGCCGAACTCGGAGAACAGGCTTGGCGCGCGGGCATGAACCCGGAGATCCCCGAGACCAAAGTCCTCGACAACCCCTACACCTACACCGACTACCGGTCCGCGACCACGCACGGCGATCCCGCGCCGACGCCTCGTTGA
- a CDS encoding fumarylacetoacetate hydrolase family protein, producing the protein MRFATISDRLSLITASDTVIDIARASGGWFGPNTQDAYEHWDELLEFCSTVTAEGTQLSDFPATEFGNPARNPRQLFAIGLNYAEHAAESSLGVPEEPPVFTKFVTSLADPYGTVTLVPGKVDWEVELVVVLGRRAHHVAAADAWQYVAGVTVGQDISERVRQRVGPAAQFSMGKSFPGFGPIGPVLVTPDEFDDPDDLELGCLINGEQMQKGRTSDMIFPVPELIARLSAITPLLPGDVLFTGTPAGVGFGRTPQRYLAPGDELVSYVRGVGEMRHLIVAGQ; encoded by the coding sequence ATGCGTTTCGCCACCATTTCGGATCGGCTGTCGCTGATCACCGCGTCCGACACCGTCATCGACATCGCCCGCGCCAGCGGTGGGTGGTTCGGTCCCAATACCCAGGACGCCTACGAGCACTGGGACGAACTGCTCGAGTTCTGCTCCACCGTCACTGCCGAGGGCACCCAGCTATCGGACTTTCCGGCGACGGAATTCGGCAATCCGGCCCGAAATCCCCGGCAGCTGTTCGCCATCGGCCTCAATTACGCCGAGCACGCCGCGGAGTCGTCGCTCGGGGTGCCCGAGGAGCCACCGGTATTCACCAAGTTCGTGACCTCGCTGGCTGATCCCTACGGAACGGTCACGCTGGTGCCGGGCAAGGTGGACTGGGAGGTCGAACTGGTTGTGGTGCTCGGCCGCCGGGCACATCACGTCGCCGCCGCGGACGCGTGGCAATACGTCGCGGGAGTCACTGTGGGACAGGACATTTCCGAACGCGTCCGGCAGCGGGTCGGCCCGGCGGCGCAGTTCAGCATGGGTAAGTCCTTTCCGGGCTTCGGGCCGATCGGTCCGGTGCTGGTCACCCCGGACGAGTTCGACGACCCCGACGATCTGGAACTGGGCTGCCTGATCAACGGTGAGCAGATGCAGAAGGGCCGGACGTCCGACATGATCTTCCCGGTGCCCGAGCTGATCGCGCGGCTCTCGGCGATCACGCCGCTGCTGCCCGGCGACGTCCTCTTCACCGGCACCCCCGCCGGCGTAGGGTTCGGCCGCACCCCGCAGCGGTACCTCGCGCCCGGCGACGAACTGGTCAGTTACGTGCGCGGTGTCGGCGAGATGCGCCACCTGATCGTCGCCGGGCAGTAA
- a CDS encoding VOC family protein → MALHRLSSVTIGVPDPAATRDYYTEFGLVPRPDGWLSTRDGGDQLRLIRASSRRLAEIVIGADDSGDLDVVAARLHKLGLPVERTADSVTTTEPVANFRAAVRISNRITQAVTPATPYNGPGRIERQGTRAPGVLRADPIRPRKLGHAVLGSVDYAATRRFFVDGLGFKLSDEIKGEGAFLRCSTDHHNVLVLNAPVNFLHHTSWQLDDIDDVGRGATAMLEGHPERHIWGLGRHHAGSNFFWYLKDPAGNFSEYYSDMDSIIDDQLWTPEVFEGAQGLFSWGPPPPPSFLHPEDLAALMTGAHHAG, encoded by the coding sequence ATGGCCTTACACCGACTGTCGTCGGTCACCATCGGCGTACCCGATCCGGCCGCGACCCGCGACTACTACACCGAATTCGGGCTCGTACCCCGACCGGACGGCTGGCTGTCCACCCGCGACGGCGGCGACCAGCTCCGGCTCATCCGCGCATCGTCTCGACGGCTGGCCGAAATCGTCATCGGTGCAGACGATTCCGGCGATCTCGACGTGGTCGCCGCCCGTCTGCACAAGCTCGGCCTGCCGGTGGAACGCACCGCCGACTCCGTGACCACCACCGAGCCGGTCGCCAATTTCCGGGCCGCAGTTCGGATTTCGAACCGCATAACCCAGGCCGTCACACCGGCGACCCCGTACAACGGGCCCGGCCGTATCGAACGCCAGGGCACCCGCGCCCCCGGTGTACTGCGCGCGGATCCGATCCGTCCGCGCAAGCTCGGCCACGCGGTCCTGGGCTCGGTGGACTACGCGGCCACTCGCCGCTTCTTCGTCGACGGTCTGGGTTTCAAGCTCTCCGACGAGATCAAGGGCGAAGGCGCGTTCCTGCGCTGTTCGACCGATCACCACAACGTGCTGGTGCTCAACGCGCCGGTCAACTTCCTGCACCACACTTCGTGGCAGCTCGACGACATCGACGATGTCGGCCGCGGCGCCACCGCCATGCTCGAGGGTCATCCGGAACGACACATCTGGGGACTCGGACGCCACCACGCGGGCTCGAACTTCTTCTGGTACCTCAAAGATCCCGCGGGCAACTTCTCCGAGTACTACTCCGACATGGACTCGATCATCGACGACCAACTCTGGACCCCGGAAGTCTTCGAAGGCGCCCAGGGCCTGTTCAGCTGGGGCCCGCCACCACCGCCGTCGTTCCTGCACCCCGAAGACCTCGCCGCCCTGATGACCGGCGCCCACCACGCCGGATAG
- a CDS encoding SRPBCC family protein, with amino-acid sequence MSDLYVPQIPDNLNIRFVENRIVVERPAQVVYDWATTWSNLPKWLPFASGTEVRRGTEGVPAELGDVLLEYIFPELNEKPKEYTVVARVPGKLWTVVGRDILDDGTPAPAMHAIATFTTFDLGDGTTLFCRVFQRLIPDTEPPGPHPVEDPAQVQPGLELLKAHIEGTAG; translated from the coding sequence ATGTCTGACCTGTACGTACCGCAGATCCCGGACAACCTGAACATCCGGTTCGTCGAGAACCGCATCGTCGTCGAACGTCCCGCGCAAGTCGTCTACGACTGGGCGACGACCTGGTCGAATCTGCCGAAGTGGCTGCCGTTCGCATCGGGAACCGAGGTGCGACGCGGCACCGAAGGAGTCCCCGCCGAACTCGGGGATGTGCTGCTCGAGTACATCTTTCCGGAATTGAACGAGAAGCCGAAGGAATACACCGTGGTGGCGCGGGTTCCCGGCAAACTCTGGACCGTGGTCGGCCGCGACATCCTCGACGACGGCACCCCGGCACCGGCGATGCACGCCATCGCCACCTTCACCACCTTCGACCTCGGCGACGGAACGACCTTGTTCTGCAGGGTTTTTCAGCGGCTGATCCCCGACACCGAGCCGCCCGGCCCACACCCGGTCGAGGACCCGGCGCAGGTCCAGCCCGGACTGGAACTGCTGAAGGCGCACATCGAGGGCACTGCCGGATAG
- a CDS encoding carotenoid oxygenase family protein, which translates to MNSDTTLAKPYLTGHYQPVPDEVTAHNLTVRGTIPTELNGRYFRNGHNPKPGDTPKHWFKGAGMLHGLRLRDGQAEWYRNRWVKTPALVGAPYIREDGSIDLTASVAGTHIIEHAGRILALQESNLPFEVTPELDTVGAYDFGGKLKTAMTAHPKVDPVTGELHFFAYSPVAPHLIYYIASADGDIRHQQVVEGAGPSLMHDFAITEHYAVWLDLSVTFNPAETSGIPYRWDDAYQARMGILPRTGTGPVRWFDVEPGAMLHVSNAYEDEAGRVVVEGPRLDRSAWETSWKWWTGAPGYQTDPVAGALQYRWVLDPGQGTAREEMMDSLVTEFPTINLDYLGRRNRYSYAVAYPGSGYDGVGIIKYDNDTGARVLAPTGAGRIPGEAVFVPAADATGEDDGYLLTLVGDRAGKASELLILDARDFTAPPVAAVELPRHVPGGIHGSWIAD; encoded by the coding sequence ATGAACAGCGACACCACACTGGCCAAGCCCTATCTGACCGGCCACTACCAGCCCGTGCCGGACGAGGTGACCGCGCACAACCTGACGGTGCGCGGGACCATCCCCACCGAACTGAACGGCCGCTACTTCCGCAACGGTCACAACCCGAAACCCGGTGACACCCCGAAACATTGGTTCAAGGGCGCGGGCATGCTGCATGGCCTGCGGCTGCGTGACGGTCAGGCCGAGTGGTATCGCAACCGGTGGGTGAAGACGCCCGCCCTCGTCGGTGCGCCCTATATTCGCGAGGACGGCAGCATCGATTTGACCGCCAGCGTGGCGGGCACCCACATCATCGAGCACGCCGGCCGCATCCTGGCGCTGCAGGAGTCGAACCTGCCGTTCGAGGTGACCCCGGAGCTGGATACGGTGGGCGCCTACGACTTCGGCGGCAAGCTGAAAACCGCGATGACCGCGCACCCGAAGGTGGACCCGGTCACCGGTGAACTGCATTTCTTCGCCTATTCCCCCGTCGCGCCGCATCTGATCTACTACATCGCCTCGGCCGACGGCGACATCCGCCACCAGCAGGTGGTCGAGGGGGCGGGCCCGTCGCTGATGCACGACTTCGCGATCACCGAGCACTACGCGGTGTGGCTGGACCTGTCGGTGACGTTCAACCCCGCCGAAACCTCCGGCATCCCTTACCGGTGGGACGACGCCTACCAGGCGCGCATGGGTATCCTGCCCCGCACCGGCACCGGCCCGGTGCGCTGGTTCGACGTGGAACCCGGTGCGATGCTGCATGTTTCGAATGCCTACGAGGACGAGGCCGGGCGGGTCGTCGTGGAAGGCCCCCGGCTGGATCGGTCGGCCTGGGAGACATCGTGGAAGTGGTGGACCGGCGCACCCGGATACCAGACCGACCCGGTCGCCGGGGCTCTGCAGTACCGCTGGGTCCTCGATCCGGGGCAGGGCACCGCACGCGAGGAAATGATGGACTCGCTGGTCACCGAGTTCCCGACCATCAACCTCGACTACCTCGGGCGCCGCAACCGCTACAGCTACGCGGTCGCCTACCCCGGCTCCGGATATGACGGCGTCGGAATCATCAAGTACGACAACGATACCGGCGCACGCGTGCTGGCCCCGACCGGTGCGGGCCGCATCCCCGGGGAAGCCGTTTTCGTCCCCGCCGCCGATGCCACCGGCGAAGACGACGGCTACCTGCTCACGCTGGTCGGCGACCGCGCAGGCAAGGCGTCGGAGCTGCTGATCCTCGACGCTCGCGACTTCACCGCGCCGCCGGTCGCGGCCGTCGAGCTGCCCCGGCACGTGCCCGGCGGTATCCACGGCTCCTGGATCGCGGACTGA